The Patescibacteria group bacterium genomic sequence ATTGGTCGCGATCGTAACGCCGCCAGCTTCCCCTGCTTGCGCAATAATTTTCGCTTCCCGCTCGTGGTTTTTGGCATTTAAGATCTCATGGGGCACGCCTTCCCTTTCTAACATTCCAGAGAGGATTTCATTTTTCTCAATGGAAATCGTGCCGACAAGTACGGGCTGTCCGGCTTCGTGCCGTTTTTTAATTTCCTCCGCCACGGCCTTAAATTTTCCTTCCTCGGTTTTATATACCACATCCGGCAAGTCTAGCCGGATCATTGGTTTGTTAGTCGGAATAATCAGCACATCCAGATTATAAACCTTACTGAATTCTTCAGCGCTCGTCGCCGCGGTGCCCGTCATTCCAGCTAGTTTTTTATAAAGCCGAAAATAATTCTGGAAAGTAATCGTTCCCAAGGTCTTGCTTTCTCTCTGCACTACCACTCCCTCTTTTGCTTCAATCGCCTGGTGCAAACCTTCGGAATAACGGCGGCCCGGCATTAAACGCCCCGTAAACTGGTCCACAATAATCACTTCACCGTCTTTTGCCACATAATCGCGATCGCGCTTGAAAAGGGCGTGAGCGCGCAGGGCTTGCTCAATATGATGCACCGTGCTGATACCGCGCTCCTCATAGATATTCTTCACGCCCAAGATTTTTTCAAGTTTGCCGATCCCTTTTTCAGTCAAAGCCACGGCTTGCATTTTCTCGTCCACATTGTAATCTTCGTTCTCTTTCAAACGCGGCACAATTCGGGAAAATTCATAATATTTATCCGTGGACTCGGTGTCTGGCGCGGAAATAATTAAGGGCGTGCGCGCCTCATCAATCAAAATAGAGTCAATTTCGTCAACAATAGCATAACTAAGTTCTCGCTGCACCATTTGAGAACGCTCCCAGACCATATTATCTCGCAAATAATCAAAGCCAAACTCATTATTCGTGCCATAAGTAACATCGCAAGCATAAGCCTTAGCGCGGGTAACTTCCTCTAAATGAGAATTCACCGCGTCACCCATCTCTACTTGTTCACTAGCGCCGCGCTCCCCTCCCTTACCTTGGTATTGGAAGGCTTTTTCGTGTTGAACACAACCCACCGAGAGTCCAAGTAAATGATAAATCGACCCCATCCATTCGGTATCACGGCGCGCTAAATAATCATTCACCGTAATCACATGCACGCCTTTTCCAGTTAAAGCGTTCAGATAAACAGGCATTGTCGCGGATAAAGTCTTGCCTTCGCCAGTTTTTTGCTCTGCGATCCTGCCTTGATGCAAGACTATACCCGCTAAAATTTGCACGTCATAAGGCCGCTCCCCCAGACTGCGGCGGCTAGCCTCACGGCAAGCGGCAAAGGCTAAAGGGAGAAGAGTATCTAAATCTTCACCCGCTTTAATTTTCTTTTTCAACTTATCTGTAAAAACGGGGAAATCTTCATCTTTAAATTTTTTGAACTGCGGCTCTAAACGACTCACCTCATCAACTAATGGCTGCATTTTTTTTAAAACCTTATCGTTAGGGTCGCCGAAAAGTTTAGTGAGAAACATGGAAAAATTAATTTTTAATTTCTAATTTTAAATTTCTATTAAATCTTCAATTCTTTTAATCTTCAAACCTCAAATCTTCCTCAAGCTTTTAATCATACCAAATGCAA encodes the following:
- the secA gene encoding preprotein translocase subunit SecA encodes the protein MFLTKLFGDPNDKVLKKMQPLVDEVSRLEPQFKKFKDEDFPVFTDKLKKKIKAGEDLDTLLPLAFAACREASRRSLGERPYDVQILAGIVLHQGRIAEQKTGEGKTLSATMPVYLNALTGKGVHVITVNDYLARRDTEWMGSIYHLLGLSVGCVQHEKAFQYQGKGGERGASEQVEMGDAVNSHLEEVTRAKAYACDVTYGTNNEFGFDYLRDNMVWERSQMVQRELSYAIVDEIDSILIDEARTPLIISAPDTESTDKYYEFSRIVPRLKENEDYNVDEKMQAVALTEKGIGKLEKILGVKNIYEERGISTVHHIEQALRAHALFKRDRDYVAKDGEVIIVDQFTGRLMPGRRYSEGLHQAIEAKEGVVVQRESKTLGTITFQNYFRLYKKLAGMTGTAATSAEEFSKVYNLDVLIIPTNKPMIRLDLPDVVYKTEEGKFKAVAEEIKKRHEAGQPVLVGTISIEKNEILSGMLEREGVPHEILNAKNHEREAKIIAQAGEAGGVTIATNMAGRGTDIKLGIRVKELGGLHVLGTERHEARRIDNQLRGRSGRQGDPGSSQFFVSLEDDLMRIFGGERIKMLMDRLRLPSDQPIQNRILTRSIESAQSKVEGNNFDIRKHLVEYDDVLNKQREVFYKKRREILDDGEALKKAILQMIEEEIEGIVMNHTMGDKENNWDIQEICESMYALLPLETMSGISRENLCAVLEKMAQDIMGGGSEARTKIIEYLFKIAEQNYTQREQALKPEGMRQVEKAVALRIMDTLWTEHLDTMDYLREGVRFQAYGQRDPLVEYKREGYELFQKLLEKIRSDIANTIFKVSILMPNAPKVNVQAMKPEAQSPFKPANREASGEQVNALVTRPKVGRNDPCPCGAKKPDGHPVKYKHCHGR